The Deinococcus koreensis genome window below encodes:
- the rsfS gene encoding ribosome silencing factor — protein sequence MNSDPAPSTTTSEPTPQPGIQQQLRAIVDAARERRAEDVVVLDLSQVSSTLDYFVICTATAGLQLNAVQENVRQKALEAGLPRPSVEGPSERWLLLAFGGSVVVHIMTKDAREYYDLEGLWSDARSLDFPEQHA from the coding sequence ATGAATTCAGATCCCGCACCATCGACCACCACTTCCGAACCCACCCCGCAGCCCGGCATCCAGCAGCAGCTGCGCGCCATCGTGGACGCCGCCCGTGAACGCCGCGCCGAGGACGTCGTGGTGCTCGACCTGAGCCAGGTCAGTTCCACGCTGGACTATTTCGTGATCTGCACCGCCACTGCCGGCCTGCAGCTCAACGCCGTGCAGGAGAACGTGCGCCAGAAGGCGCTGGAAGCCGGCCTGCCCCGCCCCAGCGTGGAAGGCCCCAGCGAGCGCTGGCTGCTGCTGGCCTTCGGCGGCAGCGTGGTCGTGCACATCATGACCAAGGACGCCCGCGAGTACTACGACCTCGAAGGCCTCTGGAGCGACGCCCGCTCGCTGGACTTCCCCGAACAGCACGCCTGA
- a CDS encoding sensor histidine kinase, whose translation MPDLWMDTLAQAVLLTEGGVVTRLNAAAARLWGVPQERAEGRPVLEVVRRHTLETLLERGGELELEVSGRTLRCAATREGTAAALIVEDVTEHRRREAELREATAVLSHEFRTPVAALRGVLEALEYDMPRELSQNFVRQGLQETERLARLVEDLAVGFRPTRARTLPLAEAFTRAERLLGTELGARQASLTFGPDHLVRADPDKLLQVLLNLIENALKYGPVGKGIEVQTAERGTWIEVCVLDHGPSIPDTDSLFQAHTRGAGAPGQGSGMGLYIVRSIVQGWGGQAWVERRGERNAFCFTLPGVAGLG comes from the coding sequence ATGCCTGACCTCTGGATGGACACCCTGGCGCAGGCCGTGCTGCTCACCGAGGGCGGCGTGGTCACCCGCCTGAACGCCGCCGCCGCCCGGCTGTGGGGCGTGCCGCAGGAACGCGCGGAAGGCCGCCCGGTGCTGGAGGTCGTGCGCCGCCACACCCTGGAGACCCTGCTGGAGCGCGGCGGCGAGCTGGAGCTGGAGGTCAGCGGACGCACCCTGCGCTGCGCGGCCACCCGCGAGGGCACGGCGGCGGCCCTGATCGTGGAGGACGTCACCGAACACCGCCGCCGCGAGGCCGAGCTGCGCGAGGCGACCGCCGTGCTGAGCCACGAGTTCCGCACCCCGGTCGCGGCGCTGCGCGGGGTGCTGGAGGCGCTGGAGTACGACATGCCGCGCGAACTCTCGCAGAACTTCGTGCGCCAGGGGCTGCAGGAAACCGAGCGCCTGGCCCGGCTGGTCGAAGACCTCGCGGTGGGCTTCCGGCCCACCCGCGCCCGCACCCTGCCGCTGGCCGAGGCCTTCACCCGCGCCGAGCGGCTGCTGGGCACCGAGCTGGGCGCCCGGCAGGCTTCCCTGACCTTCGGGCCGGATCATCTGGTGCGGGCCGACCCGGACAAGCTGCTGCAGGTGCTGCTGAACCTGATCGAGAACGCCCTGAAATACGGCCCGGTCGGCAAGGGCATCGAGGTGCAGACCGCCGAGCGGGGCACCTGGATCGAGGTCTGCGTGCTCGACCACGGCCCCTCCATTCCGGACACCGACAGCCTGTTCCAGGCGCACACGCGCGGCGCGGGCGCGCCCGGTCAGGGCAGCGGCATGGGCCTGTACATCGTGCGGAGCATCGTGCAGGGCTGGGGTGGACAGGCCTGGGTCGAGCGGCGCGGCGAGCGCAACGCCTTTTGCTTCACGCTGCCCGGCGTGGCGGGGCTGGGATAG
- a CDS encoding RsmD family RNA methyltransferase, whose product MSLRILGGSAKGRELRVPASARPSSARIRKSLFDLLAARAPVSAFPSFLDLHGGSGAVGLEAASRGYTVTLVEKDSRAVKDLETNARSLSLRVRIVRGDSGTLLGRLGTFDLVFSDPPYEADIPALTLRVLGSGLLAPGGLLICQHPDRLRLPDVPGFGREVREYGSNTLSLYTRSPDAHSPDVHSPSVDSPDAQDGDDQPRDAGTGGQAKLSAE is encoded by the coding sequence TTGAGTCTGCGAATCCTGGGCGGCAGCGCCAAGGGCCGCGAATTGCGCGTGCCCGCCAGCGCCCGGCCCAGCAGCGCGCGTATCCGCAAGAGTCTGTTCGACCTGCTCGCCGCCCGCGCGCCGGTCTCGGCCTTCCCCAGCTTCCTGGATCTGCACGGGGGCAGCGGCGCGGTGGGCCTGGAAGCCGCCAGCCGGGGCTACACGGTCACGCTGGTCGAGAAGGACTCGCGGGCCGTGAAGGATCTGGAGACCAATGCCCGCAGCCTCTCGCTGCGCGTGCGGATCGTGCGGGGGGATTCGGGCACGCTGCTGGGGCGGCTGGGCACCTTCGATCTGGTGTTCAGCGATCCCCCCTACGAGGCGGATATCCCCGCACTGACCCTCCGGGTGCTGGGCAGCGGGCTGCTCGCCCCCGGCGGCCTGCTGATCTGCCAGCATCCGGATCGCCTGCGCCTGCCGGACGTGCCGGGCTTCGGGCGGGAGGTGCGCGAGTACGGCAGCAACACCCTGAGCCTCTACACCCGCAGCCCTGACGCCCACAGCCCTGACGTGCACAGCCCCAGTGTGGACAGCCCCGATGCCCAGGACGGGGACGACCAGCCCAGGGACGCCGGCACGGGCGGACAGGCTAAGCTGTCAGCCGAATGA
- the metK gene encoding methionine adenosyltransferase, giving the protein MRKFYTSESVSEGHPDKLADFISDSILDEFLRQEPTSRVAVETLLTTGMAVVAGEVTAHDARVDIQKTVRDAVMKVGYTRANYGFDAEYSAVLVAIHEQSPEIAGGVSSSEEWRAMSKAERARPENAFSEVGAGDQGLMFGYATDETPELMPLPISLAHKLTRRLAQLRKDGTLTYLRPDAKAQVTVVRDGEPHEAGDTFVDTVVISTQHSDDVTQEQIRADMIEHVIRAVIPAGYLTPETKYFINPSGRFVIGGPHGDTGLTGRKIIVDTYGGAVPHGGGAFSGKDPTKVDRSAAYYARFIAKNIVAAGLARRALVEVAYAIGRAAPVSLRVDTYGTGTLSDERLAELVAAHFDARPQAIIAELELRRPIYAQTAAYGHFGREEFPWEQTGKAAVLRAAAGELREPVEG; this is encoded by the coding sequence ATGCGGAAGTTCTATACCTCGGAATCGGTGTCGGAAGGGCACCCGGACAAACTCGCGGATTTCATCTCGGACAGCATTCTGGACGAGTTCCTGCGCCAGGAACCCACCAGCCGGGTGGCCGTGGAGACCCTGCTCACCACCGGCATGGCGGTCGTGGCCGGCGAGGTCACCGCGCACGACGCCCGCGTGGACATCCAGAAGACCGTGCGCGACGCCGTGATGAAGGTCGGCTACACCCGCGCCAACTACGGCTTCGATGCCGAGTACAGCGCGGTGCTGGTCGCCATCCACGAGCAGTCGCCGGAGATCGCGGGCGGCGTGAGCAGCTCCGAGGAGTGGCGGGCCATGAGCAAAGCCGAGCGCGCCCGCCCCGAGAACGCCTTTTCCGAGGTCGGCGCCGGCGACCAGGGCCTGATGTTCGGCTACGCCACCGACGAGACGCCCGAGCTGATGCCGCTGCCGATCTCGCTGGCGCACAAGCTCACGCGGCGGCTGGCGCAGCTCCGCAAGGACGGCACGCTGACCTACCTGCGCCCCGACGCCAAGGCCCAGGTTACGGTCGTGCGCGACGGCGAACCGCACGAGGCTGGCGACACCTTCGTGGATACCGTGGTGATCAGCACCCAGCACAGTGACGACGTGACCCAGGAGCAGATCCGCGCCGACATGATCGAGCACGTGATCCGGGCCGTGATTCCCGCCGGGTACCTGACCCCCGAGACCAAGTACTTCATCAACCCCTCCGGCCGCTTCGTGATCGGCGGGCCGCACGGCGACACCGGCCTGACCGGGCGCAAGATCATCGTGGACACCTATGGCGGCGCGGTGCCGCACGGCGGCGGGGCCTTCTCGGGCAAGGATCCCACCAAGGTCGACCGCAGCGCGGCCTACTATGCCCGCTTCATCGCCAAGAACATCGTCGCCGCCGGGCTTGCGCGCCGGGCGCTGGTCGAGGTGGCCTATGCCATCGGCCGGGCCGCGCCGGTCAGCCTGCGGGTCGATACCTACGGCACCGGCACCCTGAGCGACGAGCGGCTGGCCGAGCTGGTCGCAGCGCACTTCGACGCCCGCCCGCAGGCGATCATCGCGGAGCTGGAGCTGCGCAGGCCCATCTACGCCCAGACTGCCGCCTACGGGCATTTCGGCCGCGAGGAATTTCCCTGGGAGCAGACCGGGAAGGCGGCGGTGCTGCGGGCAGCGGCGGGCGAGCTGCGGGAGCCGGTGGAGGGCTGA
- the phoU gene encoding phosphate signaling complex protein PhoU, giving the protein MREALETDLRAVLSGALNMLGTVERMMPVAADVLLHEKIERLGEVQALDLEVDAQEAQIEAECLRIIALHQPVARDLRMVALILKSLSDIERMGDYVVHVAKDGVELAQAPALKRYVNLARMLERLGEMSQNLRAAIADRDVARAEATVQMDDEVDDLYEQIQRELVTYMLEDPRNISKALMLMRVGRSLERVGDHMENVAERVRYWVTGQRGA; this is encoded by the coding sequence ATGCGTGAAGCCCTTGAAACCGATCTGCGCGCCGTGCTGAGCGGCGCCCTGAACATGCTCGGCACGGTCGAGCGGATGATGCCGGTGGCGGCCGACGTCCTGCTGCACGAGAAGATCGAGCGCCTGGGCGAGGTACAGGCCCTGGATCTGGAGGTCGATGCGCAGGAGGCGCAGATCGAGGCCGAGTGCCTGCGGATCATCGCGCTGCACCAGCCGGTGGCGCGCGATCTGCGGATGGTCGCGCTGATCCTCAAGAGTCTGTCCGACATCGAGCGCATGGGCGACTACGTGGTTCATGTCGCCAAGGACGGCGTGGAGCTGGCCCAGGCCCCGGCCCTCAAGCGCTACGTCAACCTCGCGCGCATGCTCGAGCGCCTGGGCGAGATGAGCCAGAACCTGCGCGCCGCCATCGCCGACCGCGACGTGGCCCGTGCCGAAGCGACCGTGCAGATGGACGACGAGGTCGACGACCTTTACGAGCAGATCCAGCGCGAACTGGTGACCTACATGCTCGAAGACCCCCGCAACATCTCCAAGGCGCTGATGCTGATGCGCGTGGGAAGATCGCTGGAGCGCGTGGGCGACCACATGGAGAACGTGGCCGAGCGCGTGCGCTACTGGGTCACGGGGCAGCGTGGGGCGTAG
- a CDS encoding sensor histidine kinase: protein MALSVSGRLPRANAARRRGWNALSLAARYNLTSLVVLLLSMGLTGWWVGAQIRQGVIHRTAATTALYIENFLVVQLQELGSSTWLSPARVAAIEKLLASTPLGREIVSVKIWAPGGRVVYGENAGQTFPVTDDQEQAWKGVVWSDITNLQDHENASQRGRFTRLIETYVPMRIEGSDRVIAVAEFYQSTAPLDAEIAVAQRRSWAVVGLTTLLAYVLLSGLVRRGSDTIARQQQALQEHVGTLESVLAQNAELHGRVSRAAARNAAHSERFLMRVSSDLHDGPAQDLSFALLRLESLAVHAAGHAQAERALHTVEHSLESALREIRAIATDLRLPDLLGLGLREALERAIRDHRRRTDIGASRDGLLPSLAPSGGAAPPGTQLDAGPLPADVPLPVKITAFRIVQEALNNAARHAPSPAGVTVTAAVQEGWLILQVLDHGPGFTWGGEALEGHLGLVGMRERAESLGGTFTVTLRPQGGTCVEARLPLRPEETDV, encoded by the coding sequence ATGGCCCTGTCCGTCTCTGGAAGGCTGCCCCGCGCGAACGCGGCGCGGCGCCGGGGCTGGAACGCCCTGAGCCTGGCGGCGCGCTACAACCTGACCAGCCTGGTGGTACTGCTGCTCAGCATGGGCCTGACCGGCTGGTGGGTGGGCGCGCAGATCCGTCAGGGCGTGATCCACCGCACGGCGGCCACGACCGCTCTGTATATCGAGAATTTCCTGGTCGTGCAGTTGCAGGAGCTGGGCTCCTCGACCTGGCTCTCCCCGGCGCGGGTCGCGGCCATCGAGAAGCTGCTGGCGAGCACGCCCCTGGGCCGCGAGATCGTCAGCGTCAAGATCTGGGCGCCGGGGGGGCGCGTGGTGTACGGCGAGAACGCCGGCCAGACCTTTCCGGTCACCGACGACCAGGAACAGGCCTGGAAGGGCGTGGTGTGGTCGGACATCACCAACCTGCAGGATCACGAGAACGCCTCCCAGCGCGGCCGGTTCACACGCCTGATCGAGACCTACGTGCCCATGCGGATCGAGGGCTCCGACCGGGTGATCGCCGTGGCGGAGTTCTACCAGTCCACCGCGCCGCTGGACGCCGAGATCGCCGTGGCGCAGCGCCGCTCCTGGGCGGTGGTCGGGCTGACCACCCTGCTGGCCTACGTGCTGCTCTCCGGTCTGGTGCGGCGCGGCTCGGACACCATCGCGCGCCAGCAGCAGGCGCTGCAGGAGCATGTAGGCACCCTGGAGAGCGTGCTGGCGCAGAACGCGGAGCTGCACGGCCGGGTCAGCCGCGCCGCCGCCCGCAACGCCGCCCACAGCGAACGCTTCCTGATGCGCGTGTCCAGCGACCTGCACGACGGCCCCGCGCAGGATCTGAGCTTCGCGCTGCTGCGGCTGGAGAGTCTGGCCGTTCACGCGGCGGGGCACGCCCAGGCCGAGCGCGCCCTGCACACGGTCGAGCATTCCCTGGAATCGGCCCTGCGCGAGATCCGCGCCATCGCCACGGACCTGAGATTGCCCGATCTGCTGGGCCTGGGGCTGCGCGAGGCCCTGGAGCGCGCCATCCGCGACCACCGCCGCCGCACGGACATCGGGGCCAGCCGCGACGGGCTGCTGCCCAGTCTGGCCCCTTCCGGCGGCGCGGCGCCCCCCGGCACGCAGCTCGACGCCGGCCCACTCCCCGCCGACGTGCCCCTGCCGGTCAAGATCACCGCCTTCCGGATCGTGCAGGAGGCGCTCAACAACGCCGCGCGGCACGCGCCCAGCCCCGCCGGGGTGACGGTCACGGCGGCGGTGCAGGAGGGCTGGCTGATCCTGCAGGTGCTCGATCACGGCCCCGGTTTCACCTGGGGCGGCGAGGCGCTGGAGGGGCACCTGGGGCTGGTGGGAATGCGCGAGCGTGCCGAGAGCCTGGGCGGCACCTTCACCGTGACCCTGCGGCCCCAGGGCGGCACCTGTGTGGAGGCCCGGTTGCCGCTGCGGCCGGAGGAGACCGATGTCTGA
- a CDS encoding LuxR C-terminal-related transcriptional regulator — protein MSDVMSPQFPVSPEASRTDPAPPELARTDSVRIVIIDDHPLFREGVAATLSTDPDLEVVGEGGSADDALRLARELLPDLLLLDLNLPGSGLQAARAVTAACPVTKIVMLTFSEEEADVLSSLKAGARGYILKGVSGRELRRIVRGVQAGEVYITPTLAAGVLIEMAGPGRAQHHPLSELTPRELQILEGVANGQSNKEIGRALELTEKTVKHYMTNILQKLQVRNRVEAALLAQREAGR, from the coding sequence ATGTCTGACGTGATGAGCCCCCAGTTCCCCGTAAGTCCAGAGGCCAGCCGCACCGATCCGGCCCCGCCCGAGCTGGCCCGGACGGATTCCGTCCGCATCGTGATCATCGACGACCATCCCCTGTTCCGCGAGGGCGTGGCGGCCACCCTGAGCACCGACCCCGATCTGGAGGTGGTGGGCGAGGGCGGCAGCGCCGACGACGCCCTGAGGCTGGCGCGCGAGCTGCTGCCCGATCTGCTGCTGCTCGACCTGAACCTGCCCGGCAGCGGCCTGCAGGCGGCGCGGGCGGTCACCGCCGCCTGCCCGGTCACCAAGATCGTGATGCTGACCTTCAGCGAGGAGGAGGCCGACGTGCTCTCCTCGCTCAAGGCCGGAGCGCGCGGCTACATCCTCAAGGGCGTGTCCGGGCGCGAACTCAGGCGGATCGTGAGGGGCGTGCAGGCCGGCGAGGTCTACATCACCCCGACCCTGGCGGCGGGCGTGCTGATCGAGATGGCCGGCCCCGGCCGGGCCCAGCACCACCCCCTGAGCGAGCTGACCCCCCGCGAACTGCAGATCCTGGAAGGGGTGGCCAACGGCCAGAGCAACAAGGAGATCGGCCGCGCCCTGGAGCTGACCGAAAAGACCGTCAAGCACTACATGACCAACATCCTGCAAAAGCTCCAGGTACGCAACCGCGTGGAGGCCGCCCTGCTGGCCCAGCGCGAGGCCGGGCGCTGA
- a CDS encoding response regulator transcription factor: MSHVVVIEDEGTVRDVLHFHLERAGLKVTALPSTAGAFEVLGEADALVLDWMLPGESGLGFLRRLRADAELRRLPVLMLTARAAEAERVEGLESGADDYLTKPFSAAELVARVRALLRRSQPETQAVLSNGPLIVEISAAEARIGPQRLNLTRREFDLLTFLAQNVGRVYSRTELLDKVWGADFLGGERTVDQHITQLRAHLGDDPGRPGFLETVRGKGYRMRPWTDSA; the protein is encoded by the coding sequence ATGAGCCACGTCGTTGTCATCGAGGACGAGGGGACGGTACGCGACGTCCTGCACTTCCACCTGGAGCGGGCCGGGCTGAAGGTCACGGCGCTGCCCTCCACGGCGGGCGCCTTCGAGGTTCTGGGCGAGGCGGACGCGCTGGTGCTGGACTGGATGCTGCCCGGCGAGAGCGGACTGGGCTTCCTGCGCCGTCTGCGCGCCGACGCCGAGCTGCGCCGCCTGCCGGTGCTGATGCTCACCGCCCGCGCCGCCGAGGCCGAGCGGGTCGAGGGCCTGGAATCCGGCGCCGACGACTACCTCACCAAGCCCTTCAGCGCGGCGGAACTGGTGGCGCGGGTGCGGGCGCTGCTGCGCCGTTCCCAGCCCGAGACGCAGGCGGTGCTCTCCAACGGGCCGCTCATCGTGGAGATCAGCGCGGCCGAGGCCCGGATCGGCCCCCAGCGGCTGAACCTGACCCGCCGCGAATTCGATCTGCTGACCTTCCTGGCGCAGAACGTGGGCCGGGTCTATTCGCGCACCGAGCTGCTCGATAAGGTCTGGGGCGCGGACTTCCTGGGCGGCGAGCGCACCGTGGATCAGCACATCACGCAGCTGCGCGCCCACCTGGGCGACGACCCGGGGCGCCCCGGCTTTCTGGAAACCGTGCGTGGTAAGGGCTACCGGATGCGTCCCTGGACGGACAGCGCATGA
- a CDS encoding GH1 family beta-glucosidase, translating to MAQFPAGFVWGTATASYQIEGAVHEGGRGASIWDTFSHTPGRVKNGDTGDVACDHYHRFREDVALMAAAGLNAYRFSVAWPRIQPTGRGRVNEAGLAFYDRLVDELLGAGIQPWATLFHWDLPQALEDAGGWMNRDTAHRFGDYAYLVGERLADRVAGFMTLNETYIHFLLGYALGTHAPGRALGLGAFPAAHHQLLGHGLAVRSLREAGARSVGIANNFAPVWPASDRDEDHQAANRLDALRNHLFTDPLLRGEYPALALDMLSQSDPALLDVILPGDLSVMAAPLDFLGVNYYQPDWVRANPAAPLGVETGTLPGRDYTAFGWPVVPEGLTQTLTGLKARYAETCPPLYITESGCSQHDVVGEDGRVRDDFRSRYHEEHIEAMRTAMTQGAEVRGYFAWSLLDNFEWAEGYSQRFGLVHVDFATQVRTPKDSYFWFQTFLQGQA from the coding sequence ATGGCTCAGTTTCCAGCAGGGTTCGTGTGGGGCACGGCGACGGCTTCCTACCAGATCGAGGGCGCCGTGCACGAGGGCGGGCGGGGAGCGAGCATCTGGGACACCTTCTCGCACACGCCGGGGCGCGTGAAGAACGGCGACACCGGCGACGTGGCCTGCGACCACTACCACCGCTTCCGGGAGGACGTGGCCCTGATGGCGGCGGCGGGCCTGAACGCCTACCGCTTCTCGGTGGCCTGGCCGCGCATCCAGCCGACCGGGCGGGGGCGCGTGAACGAGGCGGGCCTGGCCTTCTACGACCGGCTGGTCGATGAACTGCTCGGGGCCGGCATCCAGCCCTGGGCGACCCTGTTCCACTGGGATCTGCCGCAGGCCCTGGAGGACGCGGGCGGCTGGATGAACCGCGACACCGCCCACCGCTTCGGGGACTACGCCTATCTGGTGGGCGAACGGCTGGCCGACCGCGTGGCCGGCTTCATGACGCTGAACGAGACCTACATCCACTTCCTGCTGGGCTACGCGCTGGGCACCCACGCGCCGGGGCGCGCGCTGGGGCTGGGCGCCTTCCCGGCCGCGCACCACCAGCTGCTCGGGCACGGGCTGGCGGTGCGCTCGCTGCGCGAGGCCGGCGCGCGCTCGGTGGGCATCGCCAACAACTTCGCCCCGGTCTGGCCGGCCAGCGACCGCGACGAGGATCATCAGGCGGCCAACCGGCTGGACGCCCTGCGCAACCACCTCTTCACCGATCCGCTGCTGCGCGGCGAGTACCCCGCGCTGGCGCTGGACATGCTCTCGCAGAGCGACCCGGCGCTGCTGGACGTGATCTTGCCCGGCGACCTGAGCGTCATGGCGGCGCCGCTGGACTTCCTGGGCGTGAACTACTACCAGCCCGACTGGGTGCGCGCCAACCCGGCCGCGCCCCTGGGGGTCGAGACGGGCACGCTGCCGGGGCGCGACTACACGGCCTTCGGCTGGCCGGTGGTGCCCGAGGGCCTGACCCAGACCCTGACCGGCCTGAAGGCCCGCTACGCCGAGACCTGCCCGCCCCTGTACATCACCGAGAGCGGCTGCTCCCAGCACGACGTGGTGGGTGAGGACGGCCGCGTGCGCGACGACTTCCGCAGCCGCTACCACGAGGAGCACATCGAGGCCATGCGGACGGCCATGACCCAGGGCGCCGAGGTGCGCGGCTACTTCGCCTGGAGCCTGCTGGACAACTTCGAGTGGGCCGAGGGTTACAGCCAGCGCTTCGGCCTGGTGCATGTGGATTTCGCGACCCAGGTTCGCACGCCCAAGGACAGCTATTTCTGGTTCCAGACGTTCCTGCAGGGCCAGGCGTAG
- a CDS encoding DUF3809 family protein, with protein MRRAEKPRPVIIESAQQFTLVYPGPPEGALAFVRDPAWSLSRVRFLSGLRATARELRGDLLVHLPVLGQVDLPFSSVLQLTPVGAALDPQSLEHERAWVEVSGVAQVELVTSVPDTGAPDRGALTPVRFSFQFRAHLATPDGGGPTGGGGVGWGGAAFGKMVRAAATRTLERVAQELPEGIRQAMEAGPRSRAMQTDSD; from the coding sequence ATGCGGCGCGCCGAGAAGCCCCGCCCGGTGATCATCGAGTCCGCGCAGCAGTTCACGCTGGTGTACCCCGGCCCCCCGGAGGGCGCCCTGGCCTTCGTCCGTGACCCGGCGTGGTCGCTGTCGCGGGTGCGCTTCCTGAGTGGGCTGCGGGCCACCGCCCGCGAGCTGCGAGGTGACCTGCTCGTGCATCTGCCGGTGCTGGGCCAGGTCGATCTGCCCTTTTCCAGCGTGCTGCAGCTGACTCCTGTGGGCGCGGCCCTGGATCCGCAGTCCCTGGAGCACGAACGAGCCTGGGTCGAGGTCAGCGGTGTGGCCCAGGTCGAGCTGGTGACCTCGGTTCCGGACACAGGTGCCCCGGACAGAGGCGCCCTGACCCCGGTGAGGTTCAGCTTCCAGTTCCGCGCGCATCTGGCGACTCCGGACGGCGGCGGGCCAACGGGCGGCGGCGGCGTGGGATGGGGCGGAGCCGCCTTCGGCAAGATGGTACGCGCCGCCGCCACTCGCACGCTGGAGCGGGTGGCGCAGGAGTTGCCAGAGGGGATCCGTCAGGCGATGGAGGCGGGGCCACGGTCACGGGCCATGCAGACGGACTCCGACTGA
- a CDS encoding DUF3248 domain-containing protein: MTDLPGDPGDLALPEPPQDTPAVPGEPTGAPGPLELQRQLEALGGQLVWRIGKDELSDEVVVRLGYASATPRFAHLSRLRSAGDAELQAALAEHRVVIEWVD, from the coding sequence ATGACCGATCTGCCCGGCGACCCTGGCGACCTGGCCCTGCCGGAGCCGCCCCAGGACACCCCTGCCGTTCCCGGAGAGCCGACTGGAGCGCCGGGCCCCCTGGAACTCCAGCGGCAGCTCGAGGCCCTGGGCGGGCAACTGGTGTGGCGGATCGGTAAGGACGAACTCAGCGACGAGGTGGTGGTGCGCCTGGGCTACGCCTCGGCCACGCCGCGCTTCGCCCACCTGTCGCGGCTTCGCAGCGCCGGCGACGCCGAACTGCAGGCCGCCCTGGCCGAGCACCGCGTCGTGATCGAGTGGGTGGACTGA
- the coaD gene encoding pantetheine-phosphate adenylyltransferase: MNAVFPGSFDPITSGHMDVLTRAVKIFDHVTVTVMHNARKQGRHLFTLDERLEILRQATAHFGNVSVDSFGGLLVDYMARQPGGVILRGLRAVSDYEYELQIAHLNRQIGDAETVFIMAATRWSFVSSSMVREIASYGGDVSEMVPRASAGALRQKFADVYAEREAAQAGAARSAADQTPTV, encoded by the coding sequence ATGAACGCCGTCTTTCCAGGATCGTTCGATCCGATCACCAGCGGACACATGGACGTGCTGACGCGGGCCGTGAAGATCTTCGACCACGTCACCGTGACGGTCATGCACAACGCCCGCAAGCAGGGCCGCCACCTGTTCACGCTCGACGAGCGCCTGGAGATCCTGCGCCAGGCCACCGCGCACTTCGGCAACGTCTCGGTGGACAGTTTCGGAGGGCTGCTGGTGGACTACATGGCCCGGCAGCCCGGCGGCGTGATCCTGCGTGGCCTGCGGGCCGTGTCGGACTACGAGTACGAACTCCAGATCGCGCACCTCAACCGCCAGATCGGCGACGCCGAGACGGTCTTCATCATGGCGGCGACCCGCTGGAGCTTCGTCAGTTCCTCGATGGTGCGCGAGATCGCCAGCTACGGCGGCGACGTCAGCGAGATGGTGCCGCGAGCCAGTGCCGGCGCCCTGCGGCAGAAGTTCGCGGACGTGTACGCCGAGCGCGAGGCGGCCCAGGCCGGGGCCGCCCGCAGCGCGGCCGACCAGACCCCGACCGTCTGA